The genomic region AGCCGAATATGTAAGCGTCGCTCGCGAGCCAGAAGTCCTCCAAGCCCTGACCGACCCCCAGGAAGGCTCCCTCCTCGGCGACGGCTGGTCGACCTATCGCCGCTCCGGTGAGCAGACCCATTCCGCCAAGCGCAAGATTGCGTCGCGTGATCTCCATTGTTCTCTCCCTTGTGTGCAAATCGAATGGTCTTCAAACAATCGCCTGGCTGCTTCGACTGTCGGCCGGCCGTGACAGGCGTCCGATCCCGTGGGTCAGGGCTGCATCCTGATCCCGAGCGCCGCTCTCATATCCTTGAAGACCACTGCGATGGCCTCGATGATGAGTTGATCAGGATGCGCCTTGCAATGTTGGATTACTTCATGCTCGGCCTCGCGGGACTTCTTGATGTCGAGGTAGTGCTTGCGCGCAAGCCCGTTGTACCAACCGCTGTACCAAGCAGTGAGAAGATCGGCGTCTCCCTGCCATGTTCCGGCGAGTTGCGCGCAGGTCAGCTTCTGAACGTCCAGATAGCCTTCGGCGTTGGCGTAGGCGCTCAGGTCTGTCTGCGCGTGTGCCGACTGAATGCCGGCGACGATCAGCGATGCTGCAATCATGGCGGTTCGTCTCATGATCCCCTCCTGTGAGCTCGTGTGCCCGGGTTAGATCGCGGCCAATCTTCCACCTGTCGGCCGAGCGGCTGTGACGCGACGGTCGCGTTGCTCAGTAACAAGGCGGATACGGATAGTATCCGCACCGCGGGGCGTAATAGGGATAAGCTGCCGCAGCTCCAAGGGCGGCCGCACCCGCGACTGCAGCGCCGCGGTAGTAAGCACCTCGCCAGGCGGTGCGGCGAGCAACGCCGGCAAAAGACAGCGGCGTGAATGGACGACCGATGATGTCGATAAAGATCGACGCCGGTCCATCAGCTCCGGCAAGGTCACCTTCGAGCATATCGACATCGAAAGTCAGCCTGTCGCCTTCGAGCTTGGGCGATTTCAGGACGACGACGGCGTCGGCTACCGATGATCCGTCTTTCCTGAACCCGGACACGGTGGCGTTTGGAGGATCCTTCGCGAAATTGTCACTGCCATTGCCCCAATCCTCGACAATTCGCGACGTGAGATCGTGACCAGCCGCCCTCACGGGCCGATCGGCGAACACGATCGCATTCGGTGAAACCCCCGTCAGCACAAGCTTCCCGTCCTTCAAGCTCGCACCGCGCGAGTTGAGGACGAAGAGCGATGGCACGACTTCCGGCTTTGCCTGACCTATCGACTTCTCAAGCGGTACGTGTGGTTTGCTCTCGGGTGCAGACTGGGAAAACACCTTATGGGGAGCGGCAATCAATCCGGCGACGCAAAATACCAACAGAGCTGAGCGAAGGGTCATGTTTGTTATTCCTTTGGGGGAGCGCAATCTGGCAATCAGCTTCGCTAAGCATTTCGCGCCAATTCAAATCGCGCGTCTTGCCATTTCGCGCCAATCATCCGGATTAGTTCAGCGGCCAATCACATGAGGCCGTCCGCGGGGACTTGCCGGATCGTGTTTGCGGGCACGTTGCTGCTTCCGGTAGACAACGGGTTGAATTTTCATCAAACGCGCAAAGGAACGGCTGAAGCTGCTTGCGTTGGTATAACCGAGGAATTTGGCGATGTCCGACAACCGCTTGCTTGAATCGGCGAGCAGTCGGCACGCGACCTTCAAGCGAATCTCGGCAAGTATTTCGCTATGGCTTGTGCCCATGCGTCCCAAATGACGCTGCAACGTACGTCGGCTGATCTTGAGCGCACGAGCCGTGCCATCAAGGGTTGCCGCGTCACCATGCCGCAGTGATGCGACAATGGCCTCACGGATCGCCTGGGATGAAGGCAAACGGACGGTTCTCATCGGCTGGCGTCAGGCGAGAAGCCCATGGTCCCTCAATAGAAAAACCGGTCTTCGAGGTTAAGGGCGCTTCGAAGGCACGTCTGGCCACCAGCCGCCAAAATTTTTGTCAAATGGAATTGGCCGATGCCCACCATCCCTTCTCAAGCATGGCGCGGGATAAAATTGGGCAACAGACGTGGCGGCCTGATAGTCTGGACTCACGTTAAAATTGTTGGGCAGGCACGTAGTTGCACTATCGCCCATGCGGCTCTTTTTACTTAAGATCTTAAGTTCGTAGGAATTCAGGTCCGGCCGATGGCAAACATTCATTTGACGCGCTGCCAACACCTTAGTCCTTTCGCAGACATTCTGAATAGTCTTGGAGCACCAACCGCTTCGCTCCTGGAAAAGTTTCGCCTACCCACCTCGTTGGAAGAAAAATCCAATCATTACGTCCCAATTTTGCCTGCGATCGACTTTGCGGAATTCGCGCGAAGATCGCAGGGCATCGATGATTTCGGATTTCATGCTGCTCGGCAGCTACATTTCGGCCACCTGAGCGAAAGAACCCGGAATCTCATTGGTCATTCTCCGACACTGCTTGTCGCGCTACAACAGACCTGCAAATGGGCATCGCTCGAAGACTCAAACTTGAGCAACTGGCTTGAGCGCTACGACGATCACGTGAGAATTTGCAGCAGGCTCGCCGGAACCAAAGGACTTCAGCATCTCGAGCATTCACAGTGGCTTCAGAACATTTTTCCGATTTACGTCGTCCGACAATTCGCCGGGCCGGACTGGGCTCCAGCAACTATCGCCTTTGAAGCTCGCTACACGCCGACTCCGGCGTGCCAGTCATTCTGGCCAAATTCTCGATTCTTGTCCGGCCAAGAAGCATCATGGATCGACGTGCCTATTTCGTTCCTGGCCCTCCCCAATAGGGCGAACGAAAATCTTCCTCCGAAGGACGAGAAGATCGAATTTGCCAATTATGACATCATCGAAACACTCAAGCTAATGCTGCCATCCTACCTGGACGAAGGACTTCCGACGCTCGCTGAGATCGCGGAAATGGCAGGCGTTAGTACACGTAGCCTTCAACGCAACCTGTCGCGCGCCGGCATTACATATTCGGGCCTGCTGGATACCGTTCGGTTTGAGAACGCTAGAACGCTCTTGCAAAACACGGACTCCAAGATCATCGAGGTTGCGTTCGCTTCAGGCTACACGGATCCCGCCCATTTTACCCGCGCCTTCCGCAGGATCGCCGGTGTTACGCCGCGGCAGTTTCGCGAGCAAAGGAGAACGTGAGAACGTCATCGCTCCCTCGATGCTGTGCGTTTCGAGCAACTTGTCCTTCCTGTGGGCCTGCCGCCCTGTCGCGAGCTTCGACAACGATCGAGGGGCCGACAAACCAATATCGATCGCCCCGCCTCACCATGATGATCATTTCTAGCGAAGGGGTTGGCCTTGGACGCGTGCCCGCGTAGCAGCGAAGGCTTTTCGGCTTTCAGATCAATCCTGATGGCAGGAGCGTGCGCGCTGTTGACCCTCCCTGCCGGGACAGCCCTTGGCGCAGACGACGACGCAATCAAACCGGCAGTGCCGACGATCTATCTCGACCTCAGGACGATCTACGCACAGGTACCGGCAGGATCGCTCGCGTTCGGCTTTGGACGTCCAACGCTGTTCAATACGCAGACGCTTGCGACATCGGGCGGTGTGGCATTTCCGGCAGGCCTGCCAGCAGCGAAGTCCCTCAACATGGATTTTCCGCTGACGGTCGATGTCACCGAAAGCGTCTCGCTCTATGCCGGCGTCTCCGGCAGTTCGACGAACTTCGGAAACGCCGGCTTTTCGTCCTTTCAAATCACGAGCTGGAACATCGGCTTCCAGGCCGACCTTTATGAGCAGAACGGCGGGACCTTTCCTACCGTGACGCTGCAATCGACCATCACACAGTCGATTCCCAATGGCCCGCTGGGGACAACCTCGTTCAACAACATTCTCGAATTTGGCTATGCGCTCGATTCCGATGAGACCAGAGGCTTCCTCAGCGGTTTCCAATACACGCGAACCGACGTCGACAGTGCGCTGGGAAGGATCAACCCGAACACGATTGCCTATGTCGGCGGCTACTATCAATGGCCGAACGATTGGAAATTTACCGGCCGCGTGGGCGTGCAATCGTTCGAAGGCGCGCAACTTCTTAACCTCGCATCGATCCAGCCCTTTGCACAACCGATCGTGCGGCTCGATCTCGACCGCATGGATGATAATGACAACCGACTGTTTGGCATCACAGCCGAAATCATGTGGGTGCCGAACCCCGCCTATCAACTGACGTTCAGAACGCCTCTGTATGCCGTCAAGAACTAGCCGGCGCACGAGCAAGCAAGCACCGAGACCATCCGACGCGGGTGCGAGCGACCCGCTCCCGGCTGCTCCGACGACGGGTAGATCTACTCCGGGTCAGCTTGACTGTGTCCTCTGCGGCCATCACCGGGTCGGCCAACGGCCCGCCGGGATGCGGCGCCAATCGGTGCAGTGACACGGCCGGACAGGCATGGCGTCAGCCGTCACCTCGAAAACCGAAGCGCGCCGGTGGCAACCGATCGTCCGGCTATCGCTGATCTTCGAACGGCTTGACCGAGTGGGCCGGCGCGCGCGCCGGCTGGATCGTCAGCCGATAGGCGATCAGGTTGGTGCCATCGAATGCCTCGAGCAAGTAGTCGCAAACGGGACAGTGATACTCACCTTTGGCGCCCGGTTCGGACCATAGCTCCAACCGCCGGAAACCTGCGCCACAGCACGCGCACGTGACATCCGCTTTCCGCACGTTGATCCTCTTGGCTGCGTTCTGCAGGACGTAAAAACACCAGGTGAACTCGGCAAAGAAACGATGGCTGTCGCCTGACCGAGGCGAAAGCAAATGTCATGGGGCTCACGTTCGCATTCCAGGCAAGATGCTTCGGCAGCAAAGTGCAGATTGTGCCTGGCGTGATTGATGACAGCTGCCTGACCTTTTCGAACGCGCGCCCTGCTGCATTCCGTTGATCTACGTCAAGCTCGCGCGCCGAAATTGTCGCAGCTTCGCAGCTCGCAAAATCGTCCGTGAGGGAGGACACGCCATGCTTCGTTGCATCCTCGCCGCTCTGGCGGCTCTGGTTCTCGTCGCTGTCTGCCTGATTCCTGATGACGCCTATGCCCGCCGTGGAGGAGGCGGCGGCTTCCGCGGCGGCGGAGGCGGTTTTCACGGCGGCGGAATGCGTGGCGGTGGCATGCATGTAGGTGGTGGAAGGGTACACGGTGGAGGATATCGCGTTGCCGGCCGTCCAGGTGGCCGACCGATTGCAGGGCGTCCGGGCTATCCCGGTCGACCGATTGCGGGGCGCCCTGGCCGCCCGGTCGCCGGCTATCCCGGCTACGGCAGAGGCTACTATCGGCCAGGCTGGGGCTATGGTGCTGCTGCCGTCGGCGCAGCGGCCGCGGCCGGCGCGTATGGCGCCTATGGCTACTACGGCAACCAAGGCTGCTACTACAATGAATACGGGCAAATGGTCTGCCCGCAGTACCCGTATCGATATTGATCCGGCTGAGCAGCAGTCGATGGACATGCGATTGCACCGCACCGGCTCGCTGTCGAGCTTCGGTCAGGCACCGGCATGTCCATGTTGAATGGATCGACCGCAACGGGACGCCACGATGGCCATCGTGGCGGTCCCTCGAATTTGCGTTCCCGAGGAGACGACTCGATGGAGTACGACGCCTTCACCGACGCGAGCCTTAAGATGATGTACGAGGCTGTTCGCGGCGCGCTCGAAGCCGACGACGAGTTCGAGGCAAACGGTGAAGAGCCAAAATTCCGGGTCCGGTCGACGGCCGAATGGAAGCGGCATGCCAGCAATCTTGAGGCCGAGATTCTGAAACGGGGGCTCCAGATCGACATCATCGACTGGACGCGCGGTCAGAGCGAGCTACCGCTGTAAAAGCCATCAGGGGTCCGCGTGAACGCGACGAGGAATAACGCGCCCTCGTCCGGATCGTTGCTGGCACGATCTCTTGGTCAAACCGGGCCGTGCGATCCCGGTGGCACCATGTACAGGGTCATGGCGAAAATCACATAGATGAGCACGAGCAAGGCACCGATAAACCATGCCGACCGTCCGCTGTTGGTGATGAAGCAGGACGTCACGGAGGCGATCATGACCATCGTCACGGCCCCCGGC from Bradyrhizobium elkanii USDA 76 harbors:
- a CDS encoding helix-turn-helix domain-containing protein, with product MRTVRLPSSQAIREAIVASLRHGDAATLDGTARALKISRRTLQRHLGRMGTSHSEILAEIRLKVACRLLADSSKRLSDIAKFLGYTNASSFSRSFARLMKIQPVVYRKQQRARKHDPASPRGRPHVIGR
- a CDS encoding AraC family transcriptional regulator — encoded protein: MANIHLTRCQHLSPFADILNSLGAPTASLLEKFRLPTSLEEKSNHYVPILPAIDFAEFARRSQGIDDFGFHAARQLHFGHLSERTRNLIGHSPTLLVALQQTCKWASLEDSNLSNWLERYDDHVRICSRLAGTKGLQHLEHSQWLQNIFPIYVVRQFAGPDWAPATIAFEARYTPTPACQSFWPNSRFLSGQEASWIDVPISFLALPNRANENLPPKDEKIEFANYDIIETLKLMLPSYLDEGLPTLAEIAEMAGVSTRSLQRNLSRAGITYSGLLDTVRFENARTLLQNTDSKIIEVAFASGYTDPAHFTRAFRRIAGVTPRQFREQRRT
- a CDS encoding HdeA/HdeB family chaperone; this translates as MIAASLIVAGIQSAHAQTDLSAYANAEGYLDVQKLTCAQLAGTWQGDADLLTAWYSGWYNGLARKHYLDIKKSREAEHEVIQHCKAHPDQLIIEAIAVVFKDMRAALGIRMQP